The Saccharopolyspora gloriosae genome has a segment encoding these proteins:
- a CDS encoding citrate synthase 2, whose translation MGTSTGGSDFRPGLEGVVAFQTEIAEPDRDGGALRYRGVDIEDLAGKVSFGDVWQLLVDGRFGQGLPDAGGAELPVRTGDVRADAQAAIAMLAPAHGFAPLLDITEDAARDQLALTTTLGLSYVAQSARGDLPPVPAERVAEAETLTEAFLTRWRGEPDPAHVQALDAYWVSAAEHGLNASTFTARVIASTGADVAASLSGAVGAMSGPLHGGAPARVLPMLAEAERTGDARKVVESILDRGDRLMGFGHRVYRAEDPRARVLRSTCEQLSAPRYEAAAELERAALSVLRERRPDRPIETNVEFWAAVILDFAQVPTEMMPAMFTCARTAGWSAHVLEQKRTGRLVRPSAQYVGPEPRSPQQVDGWDSVKSLPVAV comes from the coding sequence ATGGGCACCAGTACAGGCGGCTCCGACTTCCGCCCCGGTCTGGAAGGCGTCGTCGCGTTCCAGACCGAGATCGCCGAACCGGATCGGGACGGCGGCGCGCTGCGCTACCGCGGCGTCGACATCGAGGACCTGGCGGGCAAGGTCTCCTTCGGCGATGTGTGGCAGCTGCTGGTCGACGGCCGCTTCGGCCAGGGCCTGCCGGACGCTGGAGGCGCCGAGCTGCCGGTGCGCACCGGCGACGTGCGCGCCGACGCGCAGGCCGCGATCGCGATGCTCGCACCCGCCCACGGGTTCGCGCCGCTGCTGGACATCACCGAGGACGCCGCCCGCGACCAGCTCGCGCTGACCACGACGCTCGGACTGTCCTACGTGGCCCAGTCCGCCCGCGGCGACCTGCCCCCGGTTCCCGCGGAGCGCGTCGCCGAGGCGGAAACCCTCACCGAGGCGTTCCTGACCAGGTGGCGCGGCGAACCGGATCCGGCTCACGTGCAGGCGTTGGACGCGTACTGGGTGTCGGCCGCCGAGCACGGCCTCAACGCCTCCACCTTCACCGCCCGCGTCATCGCCTCCACCGGAGCCGATGTGGCGGCGAGCCTGTCCGGCGCGGTCGGCGCCATGTCCGGCCCGTTGCACGGCGGCGCCCCGGCCCGGGTGCTGCCGATGCTGGCCGAGGCCGAGCGCACCGGCGACGCCCGCAAGGTCGTCGAGTCCATCTTGGACCGCGGGGACCGGCTGATGGGCTTCGGCCACCGGGTGTACCGGGCGGAGGACCCGCGGGCTCGGGTGCTGCGCAGCACCTGCGAGCAGCTGTCCGCGCCGCGCTACGAGGCCGCCGCCGAACTGGAACGGGCCGCGCTGTCGGTGCTGCGGGAGCGGCGCCCGGACCGGCCGATCGAGACGAACGTGGAGTTCTGGGCGGCGGTGATCCTGGACTTCGCCCAGGTGCCGACGGAGATGATGCCCGCGATGTTCACCTGCGCCCGCACCGCGGGCTGGTCGGCGCACGTGCTGGAGCAGAAGCGCACCGGCCGGCTGGTGCGCCCGTCCGCGCAGTACGTCGGCCCGGAACCGCGCTCCCCGCAGCAGGTCGACGGCTGGGACTCGGTCAAGTCCCTTCCGGTGGCGGTCTGA
- the pdxH gene encoding pyridoxamine 5'-phosphate oxidase, whose protein sequence is MSESTVSTGTLSSMRVSYEEGSLQEGLLAENWHEQLRIWFDEAVRAEVPEPNAMVLATADADGFPSSRTVLCKGFDERGLVFFTNYTSSKSHDLTATRVAAATFPWLSLQRQVNVRGTVEKVRTDETAEYWAVRPRGSQLGAWASPQSRVVTGREALQSSLNGIERRFADAEKVPVPPHWGGWRILPEAVEFWQGRPDRLHDRLRFRRNDADWAVERLAP, encoded by the coding sequence ATGTCCGAAAGCACCGTGAGCACCGGCACTTTGTCGTCCATGCGGGTGTCCTACGAGGAGGGCTCCCTGCAAGAGGGCCTGCTGGCCGAGAACTGGCATGAGCAGCTGCGGATCTGGTTCGACGAGGCCGTGCGAGCGGAGGTGCCGGAGCCGAACGCGATGGTGCTGGCGACGGCGGACGCCGACGGATTCCCCTCCTCGCGGACCGTGCTGTGCAAGGGATTCGACGAGCGCGGACTGGTCTTCTTCACCAACTACACCTCGTCGAAGAGCCACGACCTCACCGCGACCCGCGTTGCCGCCGCGACCTTCCCGTGGCTTTCGCTGCAACGCCAGGTCAACGTGCGCGGCACCGTCGAGAAGGTGCGCACCGACGAGACCGCCGAGTACTGGGCGGTGCGCCCGCGCGGTTCGCAGCTCGGCGCGTGGGCCTCGCCGCAGTCCCGGGTGGTGACCGGACGCGAGGCGCTGCAGTCCTCGCTCAACGGCATCGAACGACGCTTCGCCGATGCCGAGAAGGTTCCGGTGCCGCCGCACTGGGGCGGCTGGCGCATCCTCCCCGAGGCCGTGGAGTTCTGGCAGGGCCGTCCGGATCGGCTGCACGACCGCCTCCGCTTCCGCCGCAACGACGCCGACTGGGCAGTCGAACGGCTTGCTCCGTAA
- a CDS encoding MFS transporter, with protein sequence MDQHTSATENRRSWRKLLGKIVLDTRPLGFPAYRRLWTSSIVTSVGAQFSAVAVPKQLYDLTGNSAYVGLAGIFGLVPLLVFGLWGGAVADTVDRRKLLLVTNSGLAATATLLWLVAAGGVGSVWLVLVLFALQQTCFAVNMPARSAAIARIIPAPLLPSAQALSSTVFQLGSVVGPLLAGVLLPLLGLSVLYLVDALALTVAVWAVFRLPAMPPQAGAPTKAGLRSVIDGFRYLATHPVLLASFLMDIIAMVFGMPRALFPELAERVYGDPAGGGVALGLLYAAIPLGAFVFGVLSGWLHRIVRHGVGVTIGVIVWGVAIIGFGLSDSLWLGVVFLAIGGGADLVSMVYRSSMLQAAATDEMRGRIQGVFTVVVAGGPRLADVLHGSGGAAIGAQTTIAAGGVLVVVCAVAAVLLFPAFWRYRAPTA encoded by the coding sequence GTGGACCAGCACACCAGCGCTACGGAAAACCGGCGGTCGTGGCGGAAATTGCTCGGCAAGATCGTGCTCGACACCCGGCCGCTGGGATTCCCGGCGTACCGGCGGCTGTGGACCTCCAGCATCGTCACGTCGGTCGGTGCCCAGTTCAGTGCCGTCGCCGTGCCCAAGCAGCTCTACGACCTCACCGGGAACTCCGCCTACGTCGGGCTCGCCGGGATCTTCGGACTGGTGCCGCTGCTGGTGTTCGGGCTCTGGGGCGGTGCCGTCGCCGACACCGTGGACCGCCGGAAGCTGCTGCTGGTCACCAACAGCGGCCTCGCCGCGACCGCGACTCTGCTGTGGCTGGTGGCCGCCGGCGGCGTCGGCTCGGTGTGGCTGGTGCTGGTGCTGTTCGCGTTGCAGCAAACCTGTTTCGCGGTGAACATGCCTGCCCGCAGCGCCGCCATCGCCCGGATCATCCCCGCGCCGCTGCTGCCGTCGGCGCAGGCGCTCAGTTCCACCGTGTTCCAGCTCGGATCCGTCGTCGGGCCGCTGCTGGCCGGTGTGCTGCTGCCACTGCTCGGACTGTCGGTGCTGTACCTGGTGGACGCGCTCGCGCTCACCGTCGCGGTGTGGGCGGTGTTCCGGTTGCCCGCGATGCCGCCGCAGGCCGGGGCGCCGACGAAGGCCGGGCTGCGGTCGGTCATCGACGGATTCCGCTACCTCGCAACGCATCCCGTGCTGCTCGCGTCGTTCCTGATGGACATCATCGCGATGGTGTTCGGCATGCCGCGAGCCCTGTTCCCCGAACTCGCCGAACGGGTCTACGGCGACCCGGCGGGCGGCGGCGTGGCGCTGGGCCTGCTCTACGCGGCGATCCCGTTGGGCGCCTTCGTGTTCGGCGTGCTGTCCGGCTGGCTGCACCGCATCGTGCGCCACGGTGTCGGTGTCACCATCGGCGTCATCGTCTGGGGCGTGGCGATCATCGGTTTCGGGCTGTCGGACTCGTTGTGGCTCGGCGTCGTGTTCCTCGCCATCGGCGGCGGCGCGGACCTGGTGAGCATGGTCTACCGGAGCTCGATGCTGCAGGCCGCCGCGACCGATGAGATGCGCGGCCGCATCCAGGGCGTGTTCACCGTCGTCGTCGCGGGCGGACCGCGGCTCGCGGACGTGCTGCACGGCAGCGGTGGCGCCGC